One window from the genome of Bacteroidia bacterium encodes:
- a CDS encoding energy transducer TonB, translating to MKQFFAIIFITISFINYTYSQTEQKTDSVIIMPEFPGGQDAMMDFIGTNIRYPTYAKEKGIEGKVFIRFIISKTGKVDSVTVLKGVYPLLDEEAIRVVAKMPDWKPGMQDGKPVNVSFHIPINFKLNKKQELKYDTSDSANDIRKMILFH from the coding sequence ATGAAACAATTCTTTGCAATTATTTTTATAACAATATCATTTATAAATTATACATATAGCCAAACAGAGCAAAAAACTGATTCGGTTATAATTATGCCAGAATTCCCAGGAGGTCAAGATGCTATGATGGATTTTATTGGGACAAATATAAGATATCCTACATATGCAAAAGAAAAAGGGATTGAAGGTAAAGTTTTTATTAGATTTATAATTTCTAAAACGGGAAAAGTAGATAGTGTCACTGTTTTAAAAGGGGTTTACCCACTTTTAGATGAAGAAGCTATAAGAGTTGTAGCAAAAATGCCAGATTGGAAACCAGGGATGCAAGATGGTAAACCAGTTAATGTGTCCTTTCATATTCCAATAAATTTCAAGCTTAACAAAAAACAGGAATTAAAATACGACACTTCTGACTCTGCAAATGATATAAGAAAAATGATTTTATTTCATTAA
- the speB gene encoding agmatinase: MLMTNYGGIPEEFSDLKNAKVVILPVPYDGTSTWIKGADKGPEAILEASANMELYDIESNREIYTIGIHTAETVTENNSPEEMTEAVYQAAKKYVGKQHTIVIGGEHSVSFGTIKAHYETYEDMCVLQFDAHTDLRPEYEHSIYNHACVMARAQELCPVIAVGIRSQCIEELPNIIRENIFYAHEIHDNTEWMEKAISRLSKNVYISIDLDAFDPSILPSTGTPEPGGMGWYQVLTFLQKVYEKRNVVGFDVVELCPNEQNPASDFLASKLIYKLIGYKFKN; this comes from the coding sequence ATTTTAATGACAAATTACGGTGGTATTCCTGAGGAATTTTCTGATTTAAAAAACGCTAAAGTTGTAATTTTACCAGTACCTTACGATGGCACAAGTACTTGGATAAAAGGAGCTGACAAAGGACCGGAAGCAATACTAGAAGCTTCGGCGAACATGGAATTATACGATATTGAAAGTAATCGTGAGATATATACTATTGGCATTCATACTGCTGAAACTGTAACCGAAAATAACTCACCAGAAGAAATGACCGAAGCTGTTTATCAGGCAGCAAAAAAATACGTTGGTAAACAACACACTATAGTTATTGGTGGTGAGCATTCTGTAAGTTTCGGGACAATAAAAGCTCATTATGAAACTTACGAAGATATGTGTGTGTTACAATTTGATGCACATACCGATTTACGTCCCGAATACGAACATTCAATATACAACCACGCTTGTGTAATGGCTCGTGCACAGGAACTTTGTCCTGTAATTGCAGTTGGAATACGCAGTCAGTGCATTGAAGAACTTCCAAATATTATTCGTGAGAACATTTTTTATGCTCACGAAATTCATGATAATACTGAATGGATGGAGAAAGCAATAAGCCGTCTTTCAAAAAACGTTTACATTTCTATTGATTTAGATGCATTCGATCCCTCAATTTTACCATCTACCGGAACTCCGGAACCAGGTGGAATGGGATGGTATCAGGTTCTTACTTTCCTTCAGAAAGTTTACGAAAAAAGAAATGTAGTCGGATTTGATGTTGTTGAACTTTGCCCTAACGAGCAAAATCCTGCTTCAGATTTTCTTGCATCAAAACTTATTTACAAATTAATCGGATATAAATTTAAAAACTAA
- a CDS encoding deoxyhypusine synthase, whose protein sequence is MKKLKKSDVLKDVIKHVDIKKINSTQIIDAMRDMSFTSRDTANATDIYKRMLEDKKCSVILTIAGSTSAGGCMQVYVDMVKNNMVDCIVATGATIVDMDFFEALGFKHYKGSQYSDDKELRSLYIDRIYDTLIDEEQLQECDKTIGKIADSLEPRPYSSREFIKEMGKYLTKHSKKKDSLVQVCYEMNVPIFCPAFVDSSAGFGLVKHQVEHPKKHMTIDAVADFLELTQVKMKAGETGLIMIGGGVPKNFTQDTVICAEVLGHDVPMHKYAVQITVADVRDGACSSSTLREASSWGKVETVYEQMVYAEATTVIPLMASYIYHSGVCKKRKSREFSKIFDKK, encoded by the coding sequence ATGAAAAAGCTTAAAAAAAGCGACGTTTTAAAAGACGTTATCAAACACGTTGACATTAAAAAAATTAATTCAACTCAGATTATTGATGCAATGCGCGATATGTCTTTCACATCACGCGATACTGCAAATGCAACCGACATTTATAAAAGAATGCTGGAAGATAAAAAATGTTCTGTAATTCTTACAATTGCCGGTAGTACTAGTGCTGGTGGTTGTATGCAGGTATATGTTGACATGGTAAAAAATAATATGGTTGACTGTATTGTAGCAACAGGAGCAACTATTGTTGACATGGACTTTTTTGAAGCTTTAGGTTTCAAACATTATAAAGGAAGTCAATATTCTGACGACAAAGAATTAAGAAGTTTGTATATCGACCGTATTTATGATACTTTAATTGATGAAGAACAACTTCAGGAATGCGATAAAACAATAGGCAAAATTGCCGATTCATTAGAACCACGCCCATACTCCTCTCGTGAATTTATCAAAGAAATGGGAAAATATTTAACAAAACACTCAAAGAAAAAAGATTCTTTAGTGCAAGTTTGTTATGAAATGAATGTGCCTATTTTCTGTCCAGCATTTGTTGATAGTTCTGCTGGTTTTGGCTTGGTAAAACATCAGGTTGAACATCCTAAAAAACATATGACTATTGATGCAGTTGCCGATTTTCTGGAATTAACTCAGGTTAAAATGAAAGCTGGCGAAACCGGTTTAATAATGATTGGTGGTGGAGTTCCAAAAAACTTTACTCAGGATACAGTTATTTGCGCAGAAGTTCTTGGACATGATGTTCCTATGCATAAATATGCAGTTCAAATTACTGTTGCAGATGTTAGAGATGGTGCTTGTTCAAGCTCTACACTTCGTGAAGCGTCTTCATGGGGAAAAGTAGAAACCGTTTACGAGCAAATGGTTTATGCTGAAGCAACTACAGTAATTCCTTTGATGGCAAGTTACATTTATCATTCAGGTGTTTGCAAAAAACGTAAATCACGTGAGTTCTCGAAAATTTTCGACAAAAAGTAA
- a CDS encoding T9SS type A sorting domain-containing protein produces the protein MKILYSLFIIGSIVAASFNTQAQCTPDPTCMDVLNPGEICPEILPDGTVGIPYSQVVTIIPPATGSVGGSTINIVKIKIKSVGNIPPGLTYVTNPANGEFAVTTPYTRYCTLISGTPTTAGTYPLIITVTPYISVFGAPVAVTDQVDDTSLAITIHPGGTGYSIINQNKFSVLDSKPNPFSYSSKIGFISPSSGEVKLSVFDVVGNLIYKESMVAVRGENYFDFDGIKLCKGMYIYSISNGKDSFTKQLIKN, from the coding sequence ATGAAAATACTTTACTCTCTATTTATAATTGGAAGCATTGTAGCTGCAAGTTTTAACACTCAAGCACAATGCACCCCTGATCCAACATGTATGGATGTGTTAAACCCAGGCGAAATTTGCCCTGAAATTCTACCAGACGGAACAGTTGGTATACCATACAGTCAGGTTGTTACTATCATTCCTCCTGCAACTGGATCTGTTGGTGGCTCTACAATAAATATTGTAAAAATTAAAATTAAATCTGTTGGAAATATTCCTCCAGGATTAACTTATGTTACAAATCCTGCTAATGGAGAATTTGCAGTAACTACTCCTTATACAAGATACTGTACACTTATTTCAGGTACTCCAACAACAGCAGGTACATATCCTCTAATTATTACAGTAACTCCTTACATTAGTGTTTTTGGAGCTCCTGTAGCTGTTACCGATCAGGTAGACGACACATCTTTAGCTATCACAATTCACCCTGGCGGAACAGGCTATTCAATAATAAATCAGAATAAATTTTCTGTTTTAGATAGCAAACCAAATCCTTTCAGCTATAGTTCTAAAATTGGTTTTATATCTCCTAGTTCAGGTGAAGTTAAATTAAGTGTTTTCGATGTTGTTGGAAATCTTATTTACAAAGAATCAATGGTAGCTGTAAGAGGCGAGAACTATTTTGATTTTGATGGAATTAAACTATGTAAAGGAATGTATATCTATTCTATTTCAAATGGAAAAGATTCATTTACTAAACAGTTAATAAAGAATTAA
- a CDS encoding 50S ribosomal protein L9: protein MEIILKQDVQTLGHKDDLVKVKDGYARNYLIPQGFAVSATDSNKKINAENIKQRAHKEQKLRNDAEAAAKKLTSVSLKIGAKTSSTGKIFGSINTIQIAEALSAKGYAVERKNITIYEADNIKEVGAFKAKVKLYRDITVDIDFEVVSE from the coding sequence ATGGAAATTATATTAAAACAAGACGTACAGACATTAGGTCATAAAGATGACTTAGTAAAAGTAAAAGATGGTTACGCACGTAATTATCTTATTCCTCAGGGTTTTGCTGTTTCTGCAACTGATTCTAACAAGAAAATAAATGCAGAAAACATTAAACAAAGAGCTCATAAAGAACAAAAACTTCGCAATGATGCTGAAGCAGCTGCTAAGAAATTAACCAGTGTTTCATTAAAAATTGGTGCTAAAACCAGTTCAACAGGTAAAATATTTGGTTCTATCAATACTATTCAGATTGCAGAAGCTCTTTCAGCTAAGGGTTATGCTGTTGAAAGAAAAAATATTACCATTTATGAAGCTGATAATATTAAAGAAGTTGGTGCTTTTAAAGCTAAAGTTAAATTATACAGAGATATTACAGTTGATATAGATTTCGAAGTAGTATCTGAGTAA
- a CDS encoding 30S ribosomal protein S18: MAYTPGAGSEIRYLTPPSFDVKKKKYCRFKKSGIKYIDYKDPNFLKKFLNEQGRLLPRRVTGTSLKYQRKIAQAVKRSRNIALLPFLTDLLK; this comes from the coding sequence ATGGCATATACACCAGGCGCAGGTAGTGAAATAAGATATCTCACACCTCCATCATTTGATGTAAAAAAGAAAAAATATTGTCGCTTCAAAAAAAGCGGAATAAAATACATTGATTATAAAGATCCTAATTTCTTAAAGAAATTTTTGAATGAGCAGGGTCGTTTATTACCTCGTAGAGTTACAGGTACTTCTTTAAAATATCAACGTAAAATTGCTCAGGCTGTTAAACGTTCACGTAACATAGCTCTTTTACCATTCTTAACCGATTTGTTGAAGTAA
- a CDS encoding 30S ribosomal protein S6, which translates to MLNQYETVFIVTPVLSEPQMKEAVQKFRNLITDNGGKIVHEEDWGLKKLAYPIQKKTTGFYSLFEFNSEPAFINKLETEYRRDERIIRFMTTKLDKFSIEYNIKKRTKGMGKQVKNEKSED; encoded by the coding sequence ATGTTAAACCAGTATGAAACCGTTTTCATTGTAACTCCCGTTTTGTCTGAGCCTCAGATGAAGGAAGCGGTTCAAAAATTCAGAAACCTGATTACGGACAACGGAGGCAAGATTGTCCATGAAGAAGATTGGGGCTTAAAAAAGCTTGCTTATCCTATTCAGAAAAAAACAACCGGATTTTATTCTCTTTTTGAATTTAATTCAGAACCAGCTTTTATTAATAAACTCGAAACGGAATATCGTCGTGACGAGCGTATTATTCGCTTTATGACAACTAAATTGGATAAATTTTCAATTGAGTACAACATTAAAAAGCGTACAAAAGGAATGGGAAAACAAGTTAAAAACGAAAAATCGGAGGACTAA
- a CDS encoding TonB-dependent receptor, which yields MKLKLIIFSFFLINTIVVVAQKYTISGYISDLTTGEKMISASVFDTISHRGAITNPYGFFSLTLPSGKVHLVISYVGYQQIRKDINLTENQYLNFQINPSVSLNEIEVTAKKEENQIERTQMSLLEIPINTIKSLPVIFGEVDVLKTIQLMPGVQSGSEGTSGLYVRGGGPDQNLILLDGVPVYNADHLFGFFSVFNADAIQTVSLIKGGFPARYGGRLSSVIDIRMKEGNNKEFHGEGSVGLISSKFTIEGPLKKEKSSFIISARRTYIDALAQPLIKASSGGVSAGYYFYDINAKVNYIFSDTNRVFLSVYTGRDKAYSKMKEDYTYNSTKYEETQKAALLWGNITSALRWNHMFNRKLFGNLTLTYSRYRFEVGQNSTSKETTNGNTTTNNYEFTYFSGINDLTAKLDFDFHPNPNHNIMFGISETYHTFSPGVNVFKIDDASNSSNIDTTFGNSDIYANEVTLFAEDDIRITDRLKANIGIHLCGFYVKESFYKSIQPRIAARYLVNEKLSFKAAFTQMNQNLHLLTNSGIGLPTDLWLPVTNNIKPQISYQYAAGIFYDIVKGYEFSVEGFYKTMSNLIEYKEGVDFFGSFESWENKVEVGKGWAYGSEFLIRKTKGKTTGWIGYTLAWSNRQFDNLNFGKKFSYRYDRRHDIAVAITHNFTEEIDVGLTWVFGTGNAVSLPIEKYPSVNNYNNFYFQPTYNNEIQYYDGRNGFRTPSYHRLDIGVNMHKKKKWGVRTWSIGIYNVYNRKNPFYIYFDRDDNGHNRLTQISLFPIIPSFSYSFKF from the coding sequence ATGAAATTAAAACTAATAATATTTTCATTTTTTCTTATAAATACAATAGTTGTTGTTGCACAAAAATATACTATTAGCGGATATATAAGCGACTTAACTACAGGCGAAAAAATGATTTCAGCATCTGTATTTGACACTATTTCACATCGTGGTGCAATTACAAATCCATACGGGTTCTTTAGTTTAACTCTCCCTTCAGGAAAAGTTCATCTAGTAATATCTTATGTTGGCTATCAACAAATCAGAAAAGACATTAATTTAACCGAAAATCAATATTTAAATTTTCAAATTAATCCCTCAGTTTCATTAAATGAAATTGAAGTAACTGCTAAAAAAGAAGAAAATCAGATTGAAAGAACTCAAATGAGTCTTCTTGAAATTCCTATTAACACTATAAAATCGTTACCTGTAATCTTTGGCGAGGTTGATGTATTAAAAACAATTCAGCTAATGCCTGGTGTTCAATCAGGAAGCGAAGGAACTAGTGGTCTTTATGTTCGAGGTGGTGGTCCTGACCAAAATCTTATTCTTCTTGATGGAGTTCCAGTTTATAATGCCGATCATTTATTCGGTTTTTTCTCAGTTTTTAATGCAGATGCTATTCAAACAGTTTCGCTAATAAAAGGAGGTTTTCCAGCAAGATACGGCGGTAGATTATCTTCAGTCATTGACATTAGAATGAAAGAAGGTAATAATAAAGAATTTCATGGTGAAGGTTCTGTAGGATTAATTTCTTCAAAATTCACAATTGAAGGTCCATTAAAAAAGGAAAAATCATCATTTATAATTTCTGCAAGAAGAACTTATATTGATGCACTAGCTCAACCATTAATAAAAGCAAGTTCAGGTGGTGTATCTGCAGGTTATTATTTTTATGACATTAATGCCAAAGTAAATTACATTTTCTCAGATACAAATCGTGTATTCCTGAGTGTTTATACAGGAAGAGATAAAGCATACTCTAAAATGAAAGAAGATTATACTTATAATAGCACAAAATATGAGGAAACTCAAAAAGCAGCTTTACTTTGGGGAAATATCACTTCTGCTTTACGATGGAATCATATGTTTAATCGTAAATTATTTGGAAATTTAACCTTAACATATAGCAGATATAGATTTGAAGTTGGTCAAAACTCAACATCAAAGGAAACTACAAATGGTAACACAACAACAAATAATTACGAGTTTACATATTTTTCGGGTATAAATGATCTTACCGCCAAGCTTGATTTCGATTTTCACCCTAACCCAAATCATAATATTATGTTTGGAATTTCTGAAACATATCACACTTTTTCTCCGGGTGTTAATGTCTTTAAAATTGATGATGCAAGCAATTCTTCAAATATCGATACAACATTTGGTAATTCTGATATCTATGCCAATGAAGTCACACTCTTTGCTGAAGATGACATAAGAATCACCGACAGATTAAAAGCTAATATCGGAATACATTTATGTGGATTTTATGTTAAAGAAAGTTTTTATAAATCAATACAGCCAAGAATTGCTGCACGTTATTTAGTAAATGAAAAACTATCATTTAAAGCTGCATTTACACAAATGAATCAGAATCTACATTTACTAACAAATAGTGGAATAGGATTACCAACCGATCTTTGGCTACCTGTAACAAATAACATTAAACCACAGATTTCATATCAATATGCTGCAGGAATTTTTTACGATATAGTAAAAGGTTATGAATTTAGTGTTGAAGGATTTTATAAAACAATGAGCAACTTAATTGAATATAAGGAAGGCGTTGATTTCTTCGGTTCATTCGAATCATGGGAAAACAAAGTAGAAGTTGGAAAAGGATGGGCTTACGGCTCAGAATTTCTAATTCGTAAAACAAAAGGTAAAACAACCGGATGGATTGGCTATACTTTAGCATGGTCGAACCGACAATTTGACAATTTAAACTTCGGGAAAAAATTCTCATATAGATACGATCGCAGACATGATATAGCTGTTGCCATTACACATAATTTTACCGAAGAAATCGACGTTGGGTTAACCTGGGTATTCGGTACAGGAAATGCTGTTTCGTTGCCTATTGAAAAATACCCTTCTGTAAATAATTATAATAACTTTTATTTTCAACCAACTTACAATAACGAAATACAATATTACGACGGACGAAATGGTTTCAGAACACCCTCCTATCACAGATTAGATATTGGAGTAAATATGCACAAAAAGAAAAAATGGGGAGTACGAACATGGAGTATAGGAATTTATAACGTTTATAACAGAAAGAATCCATTTTATATTTATTTTGACAGAGATGACAATGGACATAACAGACTTACACAAATTAGTCTTTTCCCAATAATCCCTTCATTTTCTTACAGTTTTAAATTTTAA
- a CDS encoding DUF4249 domain-containing protein, whose protein sequence is MKSITTYLIFASLLLIFISCKKYIDMKIPDKGRKPVINCLFSADSTFKVQVFQSHFILDDAEPQEINNAIVTISENETIIDTLVYSSHGYYSSNSLIPSIGKNYKISASFNDKTANSSATIPNPVSIINIDTTSYHSQNGNYFRFNLQINDPADETNYYLIKIEKSFFDYYSGNTVQNIYLNYSDDPSLDATWQGSFVVNDNLFNGKTKTFPLDIDIFNLYNYNDSASMFNISLYSISKDYYLYAKTVESQTNSGNSPFSEPVMVYNNIENGYGIFAGASLSRQSMAIPSRQDGGFPNK, encoded by the coding sequence ATGAAGTCAATAACAACATATTTAATATTTGCATCTTTGTTATTAATATTTATTTCATGCAAAAAATATATTGACATGAAAATTCCTGACAAAGGAAGAAAACCTGTAATTAATTGCTTGTTCAGTGCCGACTCTACTTTTAAAGTTCAGGTATTTCAAAGTCATTTCATTCTCGATGATGCCGAGCCACAGGAAATAAATAATGCTATTGTAACAATATCCGAAAACGAAACAATAATTGACACACTTGTATATTCTTCGCATGGATATTATTCCTCCAATTCATTAATACCATCAATTGGAAAAAATTATAAAATTTCTGCGTCATTTAATGACAAAACTGCAAATAGTTCGGCAACAATACCAAATCCTGTTTCAATAATTAATATCGACACAACATCGTACCACAGTCAGAATGGCAACTATTTCCGCTTTAATTTACAAATAAATGACCCAGCAGACGAAACAAATTATTATTTAATAAAAATTGAGAAAAGTTTTTTTGATTATTATTCCGGCAACACTGTTCAAAATATTTATTTAAATTATTCCGACGACCCGTCACTTGATGCTACATGGCAGGGCTCATTTGTGGTTAACGATAATTTGTTTAATGGAAAAACAAAAACATTTCCTCTTGATATAGACATTTTCAATTTATATAATTACAATGATAGCGCAAGTATGTTTAACATCTCGCTTTATTCTATTTCAAAGGACTATTATTTATATGCAAAAACTGTAGAATCTCAAACTAATTCAGGAAATTCTCCATTCTCAGAGCCGGTGATGGTCTATAACAATATAGAAAACGGGTATGGGATTTTTGCAGGCGCTTCTTTATCTCGCCAATCAATGGCAATCCCATCAAGGCAAGATGGAGGATTCCCAAATAAATAA
- a CDS encoding GAF domain-containing protein: protein MEKEKRYQHIIKQLESLFEVTEFPISRMATISSILHNKMEGFFWTGFYLLNNGELLVGPYQGSLACQKLKKDTGVCWAGVNQKKTIVVPDVHEFPGHIACDSRSNSEIVIPVFNKDSEIFGVLDIDSKNFNQFDSVDAIWLEKIVKMI, encoded by the coding sequence ATGGAAAAGGAAAAACGTTATCAGCATATAATAAAACAACTTGAAAGTTTATTTGAAGTCACAGAATTCCCTATTTCAAGAATGGCAACAATATCCTCAATACTGCATAATAAAATGGAAGGATTTTTCTGGACAGGATTTTACTTATTAAATAATGGTGAGTTGTTAGTTGGACCATATCAGGGTTCACTTGCATGTCAGAAATTAAAAAAGGATACCGGTGTTTGCTGGGCAGGGGTAAATCAAAAGAAAACAATTGTTGTGCCCGATGTGCATGAATTCCCAGGGCATATCGCATGTGATTCAAGATCAAATTCAGAAATTGTAATACCTGTGTTTAATAAAGATTCTGAAATATTTGGGGTTTTGGATATTGATAGCAAAAACTTCAATCAGTTTGATTCTGTTGATGCAATCTGGCTTGAGAAAATAGTAAAGATGATTTAG
- a CDS encoding outer membrane beta-barrel protein, with product MKKILFILLTLTPFLALSQAIQKNNLEISLGTGLGIFGTSDNDTSNENGTAVAALLNISCQYAISNKFSIGLELDRNGFAHDKDSANKAHSLNALINAQFRILNKEKTLIYINLAGGYSNFKFIDTQKDVWVAGGGFTIQPGIGFKHYFGKTVGFYIQSDYATYNYKKLTDADGNVLKTGPFNDQKDYQIKLSGLNLKIGLNIKF from the coding sequence ATGAAAAAAATTCTTTTTATTTTACTTACACTAACTCCATTTCTTGCTTTATCACAAGCAATTCAAAAAAATAACTTAGAAATAAGTTTAGGCACAGGATTGGGAATTTTTGGAACCTCGGATAATGACACAAGTAATGAAAACGGAACTGCAGTTGCTGCATTATTAAATATTTCATGCCAATATGCTATATCTAATAAATTTAGTATTGGATTAGAATTAGACAGAAACGGCTTTGCGCACGATAAAGATTCTGCAAACAAAGCACATTCATTAAATGCTTTAATTAATGCTCAATTCAGAATATTAAATAAAGAAAAAACTTTAATCTACATAAACTTAGCCGGTGGTTATTCCAATTTTAAATTTATTGATACACAAAAAGATGTATGGGTTGCCGGTGGTGGGTTTACTATTCAACCTGGCATTGGCTTTAAACATTATTTTGGCAAAACGGTAGGGTTTTATATTCAAAGTGATTATGCTACCTATAATTATAAAAAACTAACAGATGCTGACGGAAATGTTTTAAAAACCGGTCCTTTTAATGATCAAAAAGATTACCAGATAAAATTATCAGGCTTAAACCTTAAAATAGGTTTAAATATTAAATTTTAA